A genomic stretch from Pseudomonas sp. MUP55 includes:
- a CDS encoding PLP-dependent aminotransferase family protein has translation MLVSAIAFVEGTPKVQQIVEAFSQAIEAGEWAPGSKLPSVRELTEVLGVSKFTLNEALDRLRGRNLLTSSQGRGYFVAMDSARPAAVTWVDLLPQDLLSVLRRPLATASGELRPGGGHLPEDWLNGEAIRQAMRSVVRAPSLRIAGLGTPAGLLPLRQALQQKLHGDGLSVPVEQIITTPNTVQGLDMLMRLLVRPGDTVLLDAPCYFNFHANLALHGVKVVTLERRPDGFDFTALEQLLAEHRPSLYLTTSVLHNPTGHSFSPSQAFRLLQLTQQYHCHIVEDDLYGDLHPNPPPRLAAVAGLDQVTYLSGFSKILSANTRVSYVVAAPQLAANLTNMKLMSGGVTSELFEQIVYRMLSEGSYARHRKRMVQRLMEAGGRVEQWLKRCGCELPMAFEGGMFIWARLPPGVNGERLAQEALKRSMVLAPGTLFGYDPAHRDLMRFNVAHSDEPRVQRVFEALLVKAVRSA, from the coding sequence ATGTTGGTATCCGCCATCGCCTTTGTGGAAGGCACCCCCAAGGTCCAGCAGATCGTGGAGGCCTTCAGTCAGGCCATCGAGGCCGGTGAATGGGCGCCCGGCAGCAAGTTGCCGTCGGTGCGCGAGTTGACCGAGGTTCTCGGTGTCAGCAAGTTCACCCTCAATGAAGCCCTGGACCGCCTGCGCGGGCGCAACCTGCTCACCTCAAGCCAGGGCCGTGGCTATTTCGTGGCGATGGACAGCGCGCGCCCGGCGGCAGTGACCTGGGTCGACCTGCTGCCCCAGGACCTGCTCAGCGTGTTGCGCCGCCCCCTGGCGACCGCCAGTGGCGAACTGCGCCCCGGTGGCGGCCACCTGCCGGAAGACTGGCTGAACGGCGAGGCGATCCGCCAAGCCATGCGCAGCGTGGTGCGTGCGCCGTCGCTGCGCATTGCCGGGCTCGGCACGCCGGCCGGGCTGTTGCCGTTGCGCCAAGCGCTGCAACAGAAACTGCACGGCGACGGCCTGTCGGTGCCGGTGGAACAGATCATCACCACGCCCAACACCGTGCAAGGCCTGGACATGCTCATGCGCCTGCTGGTACGTCCCGGCGACACGGTGCTGCTGGACGCGCCCTGCTATTTCAACTTCCACGCCAACCTGGCCCTGCATGGCGTCAAGGTAGTGACCCTGGAACGTCGCCCCGACGGCTTCGACTTCACCGCCCTCGAACAGCTGCTCGCCGAGCACCGCCCCAGCCTGTACCTGACCACCAGCGTCTTGCATAACCCCACCGGCCATTCCTTCAGCCCCAGCCAAGCGTTTCGCCTGCTGCAACTGACCCAGCAGTACCACTGCCATATCGTCGAGGATGACCTGTACGGCGACCTGCACCCCAATCCACCGCCACGCCTGGCCGCCGTCGCCGGGCTGGACCAGGTCACCTACCTGTCGGGGTTCTCGAAGATCCTCAGCGCCAACACCCGCGTCAGTTATGTGGTGGCCGCGCCGCAACTGGCGGCCAACCTGACCAATATGAAGTTGATGAGCGGCGGCGTGACGTCGGAGCTGTTCGAGCAGATCGTGTACCGCATGCTCAGCGAGGGCAGCTACGCCAGGCACCGCAAGCGCATGGTTCAGCGCCTGATGGAGGCTGGCGGGCGCGTCGAGCAATGGCTCAAGCGCTGCGGCTGCGAGCTGCCGATGGCCTTTGAAGGCGGCATGTTCATCTGGGCGCGCCTGCCGCCTGGGGTCAACGGCGAACGGCTGGCCCAGGAAGCCTTGAAGCGCAGCATGGTGCTGGCGCCCGGCACGCTGTTTGGCTACGACCCGGCGCACCGCGATTTGATGCGCTTCAACGTGGCCCACAGTGATGAGCCACGGGTGCAGCGGGTGTTCGAGGCGCTGCTGGTCAAGGCGGTACGGTCAGCTTGA
- a CDS encoding M20/M25/M40 family metallo-hydrolase → MLFTFPRTLLAATLALSFAVPAYSAEPHKQIQADAEQYKAQALKLLERLVNIDSGSGYEPGLTQVRDIAVDELKQLGFSIELVPDKAANNSHVIATLKGTGRAKILLMAHMDTVFKEGSAAERPFHIKDGRAYGPGVMDDKGGIVAGIYALKVLKNQGFKDYAQITFLLDASEETGSDAASELIRTTAKGHDVTLNLEPGRPADGLVVWRKGSATAVVEVKGKAAHAGVAPELGRNAAMEVAHQILQLGKLGDAEKKTTINFTVLKAGDRTNVIPDQATAKADVRAALPEEFDRIEKDLARVSADKLIPETEVKTSLQRGLPPMPQTAESDKLVAIAQGIYGELGKTLTIEGSGGAADASLSAGVGTPTLDGFGIVGGNIHTPEEYAEVESVAPRVYLLSRMIMELSKR, encoded by the coding sequence ATGCTCTTCACCTTCCCCCGTACCCTTCTGGCCGCCACCCTGGCCTTGTCCTTCGCCGTGCCGGCCTACAGCGCCGAACCCCACAAGCAGATCCAGGCGGATGCCGAACAGTACAAGGCCCAGGCCCTGAAACTGCTGGAGCGCCTGGTGAATATCGATTCCGGTTCCGGCTATGAGCCAGGCCTGACTCAAGTGCGCGATATTGCCGTGGATGAATTGAAACAGTTGGGTTTCAGCATTGAGCTGGTGCCGGACAAAGCCGCCAACAACAGCCATGTGATCGCCACCTTGAAGGGCACCGGCAGAGCCAAAATCCTGCTGATGGCGCACATGGACACCGTGTTCAAGGAAGGCTCGGCCGCCGAGCGCCCGTTCCACATCAAGGACGGCCGCGCCTATGGCCCCGGCGTGATGGACGACAAAGGTGGCATCGTCGCCGGTATCTACGCGTTGAAAGTCCTGAAAAACCAGGGCTTCAAGGACTATGCGCAAATCACCTTCCTGCTCGACGCCAGCGAAGAGACCGGCTCCGACGCCGCCTCCGAACTGATCCGCACCACCGCCAAGGGCCACGACGTGACCCTCAACCTGGAACCCGGCCGCCCAGCCGACGGCCTGGTGGTCTGGCGCAAAGGTAGCGCCACCGCCGTGGTGGAAGTCAAAGGCAAAGCCGCCCACGCCGGCGTTGCCCCGGAGTTGGGGCGCAACGCCGCCATGGAGGTCGCACACCAGATCCTGCAACTGGGCAAGCTGGGCGATGCCGAGAAGAAAACCACCATCAACTTCACCGTGCTCAAGGCCGGCGACCGCACCAACGTCATCCCCGACCAGGCCACCGCCAAGGCCGACGTACGCGCCGCGTTGCCGGAAGAATTCGACCGCATCGAGAAAGACCTGGCGCGGGTTTCAGCCGACAAGCTGATCCCCGAGACCGAAGTCAAGACCAGCCTGCAGCGCGGTTTGCCGCCGATGCCGCAAACAGCGGAGTCGGACAAATTGGTCGCGATTGCCCAAGGGATCTACGGGGAATTGGGCAAAACACTGACCATCGAAGGCAGCGGCGGCGCGGCGGATGCGAGCTTGTCGGCCGGGGTCGGGACGCCGACGCTGGATGGGTTTGGCATAGTGGGCGGGAATATTCACACGCCGGAGGAATACGCCGAGGTGGAGAGCGTGGCGCCGCGGGTTTATCTGTTGAGTCGGATGATCATGGAGCTTTCCAAACGCTGA
- a CDS encoding diguanylate cyclase: protein MSAAGGNGLPLASRLYTSRLLGLTLGFVCVAFAMYPLNPSIWVWLWMLINAFAWPHLAFQASLRAAHALRSERRNLLFDSFCGGFWVGAMHFNPLPSVTTLSMMSMNNVAIGGPRFMLAGWVAQALGVATALLMFAPAFVAVTTQAQLYACLPILMLYPLALGWICYRQAVTLARHKRELLALSRTDSLSGLLNHGAWKDHLEIEFQRCRRGPAGAAIALIDIDHFKIINDTYGHVTGDIVLRQLSKVLRQNLRASDLAGRYGGDEFCVILPDMPLNRATQVMDALRDRFNALAYAQDPTLRVSLSIGLAPYQPSHADATSWLNDADQALYEAKSSGRNRVSSLQGAW, encoded by the coding sequence ATGTCAGCCGCCGGAGGAAACGGACTTCCGCTCGCTTCGCGCTTGTACACATCCCGCCTCCTGGGGCTGACGCTCGGCTTTGTTTGCGTGGCGTTTGCGATGTATCCGCTCAATCCATCTATATGGGTGTGGTTATGGATGTTGATCAATGCGTTTGCGTGGCCGCACCTGGCGTTTCAAGCGTCCTTGCGTGCCGCTCATGCACTGCGCAGTGAGCGCCGCAATCTGTTGTTCGATTCCTTCTGCGGTGGCTTCTGGGTCGGCGCGATGCACTTCAACCCGCTGCCCAGCGTCACGACCTTGTCGATGATGAGCATGAACAACGTTGCCATCGGCGGGCCGCGCTTCATGCTGGCGGGGTGGGTGGCCCAGGCGCTGGGCGTCGCCACCGCGCTGCTGATGTTCGCGCCGGCATTTGTCGCTGTCACCACTCAGGCCCAGTTGTATGCCTGCCTGCCGATCCTGATGCTGTATCCGCTGGCCCTGGGTTGGATCTGCTACCGCCAGGCCGTGACCCTGGCGCGGCACAAGCGCGAACTGCTGGCCCTGAGCCGCACCGACAGCCTGTCGGGCCTGCTCAATCACGGTGCCTGGAAAGACCACCTGGAAATCGAATTCCAGCGCTGCCGCCGTGGCCCGGCCGGCGCCGCCATCGCGCTGATCGATATCGACCACTTCAAGATCATCAACGACACCTACGGCCATGTCACCGGCGATATCGTGCTGCGCCAGCTGAGCAAGGTGTTGCGCCAGAACCTGCGCGCCAGCGACCTGGCCGGGCGCTACGGCGGCGATGAGTTCTGCGTGATCCTGCCGGACATGCCGCTCAACCGTGCCACGCAAGTGATGGACGCCCTGCGTGATCGGTTCAACGCCTTGGCCTACGCCCAGGACCCGACCTTGCGCGTCAGCTTGAGCATCGGCCTGGCGCCGTATCAGCCCAGCCACGCCGACGCCACCAGTTGGCTCAACGATGCCGACCAGGCCCTGTACGAAGCCAAAAGCAGCGGGCGCAACCGGGTCAGCTCGCTGCAGGGGGCTTGGTAG
- a CDS encoding rubredoxin: MKTYMCAPCGFMYVEELGIPEDGIPAGTPWEEVPEDWTCPDCGVTKADFMAIELADPLHA; encoded by the coding sequence ATGAAGACTTATATGTGCGCACCCTGCGGTTTTATGTACGTAGAAGAATTGGGTATTCCGGAGGACGGGATACCCGCGGGCACCCCTTGGGAAGAGGTGCCTGAAGACTGGACATGCCCGGATTGCGGCGTGACCAAGGCCGATTTCATGGCCATCGAACTCGCTGACCCGTTACACGCCTGA
- a CDS encoding sugar phosphate isomerase/epimerase family protein, with protein sequence MESKLINTAVPFCTGVAHQKYLDAEQGLQTAIEGQCTHWYVDGSLFGEMVDDWTDARIESLQAQIAASGVKPIFHGNFKAPLGSDVEAFRVAAVAYVKKEIDIASRLGAPLIIHGGCIVEPKMVLKAKKVALEHYLKSVQELATYAAGKGTDIYLENLSNYVNYRPFHYIFTHEAEYAFVFERLQAHDNVFFFLDAGHANIENGMPAAVVRKYHHLIKGISFSNNNGVQDQHFGIHDGNCDYADVMQAIVETNWKGLVAFETRNQTAKSALADLALMYRESLTTEIAVA encoded by the coding sequence ATGGAAAGCAAACTGATCAACACCGCCGTGCCGTTCTGTACCGGTGTGGCCCACCAGAAATACCTGGACGCCGAACAGGGCCTGCAAACCGCTATTGAGGGCCAGTGCACCCACTGGTATGTCGACGGCAGCCTGTTCGGCGAAATGGTCGACGACTGGACCGATGCGCGCATCGAAAGCCTGCAGGCCCAAATTGCCGCCAGCGGCGTCAAGCCGATCTTCCATGGCAACTTCAAGGCGCCGCTGGGCAGTGACGTCGAGGCGTTTCGCGTGGCAGCGGTGGCGTATGTAAAGAAAGAGATTGATATCGCCAGTCGCCTGGGCGCGCCGCTGATCATTCACGGCGGGTGCATCGTCGAACCGAAAATGGTGCTCAAGGCCAAGAAAGTCGCCCTGGAGCACTACCTCAAGTCAGTCCAGGAACTGGCCACTTACGCGGCGGGCAAGGGCACGGATATCTATCTGGAAAACCTGTCCAACTACGTCAACTACCGGCCGTTCCATTACATCTTCACCCATGAGGCCGAATACGCCTTCGTGTTCGAGCGTCTGCAAGCCCACGACAATGTGTTTTTCTTCCTCGATGCCGGCCACGCCAATATCGAGAACGGAATGCCGGCGGCCGTGGTGCGCAAGTATCACCACCTGATCAAGGGCATTTCCTTCAGCAACAACAACGGCGTGCAAGATCAGCACTTCGGCATTCACGACGGCAACTGCGACTACGCCGACGTGATGCAGGCCATCGTTGAAACCAACTGGAAAGGCCTGGTGGCGTTCGAAACCCGCAACCAGACCGCCAAGTCCGCCCTGGCGGACCTGGCCTTGATGTACCGAGAATCCCTGACGACCGAAATCGCGGTCGCCTGA
- a CDS encoding methionine gamma-lyase, protein MNNKHPAFGFSTRAIHHGYDPKDHHGALVPPIYLSATFAFPTAEYGAACFAGDASGHFYTRISNPTLALLESRMATLENGEAAVAFSSGMGAIAATFWTLLRPGDEVIVSQTLYGCTFALLHHGIGEFGIKVRHVDLTDLDALHAALSPATRMVYCETPANPTLRLVDIAAVARLAHQQPNVTVVVDNTYCTPYLQRPLELGADVVVHSATKYLSGHGDITAGIAVSSRALAQRIRLQGLKDLTGAVMSPQDAALLMRGLKTLALRMDRHCSNAQAIAEALQAHPAVQWVTYPGLASFPQYELATRQMKQAGGMIAFELTGGIDMGRRFMNALKLFTRAVSLGDAESLAQHPASMTHSTYTPEERAQHGISEGQVRLSVGLEDVADLLADVNQALAKCARAVARPTLLDAHAMK, encoded by the coding sequence ATGAACAATAAACACCCCGCGTTCGGATTTTCTACCCGCGCCATTCACCACGGTTACGACCCCAAGGACCATCACGGCGCCCTCGTGCCGCCGATCTACCTGTCGGCCACCTTCGCGTTTCCTACCGCCGAGTACGGCGCGGCCTGCTTTGCCGGGGACGCCAGCGGGCACTTCTATACACGCATTTCCAACCCGACCCTGGCACTGCTGGAGTCACGCATGGCCACCCTGGAAAACGGCGAGGCGGCGGTGGCGTTCAGTTCCGGCATGGGCGCGATTGCGGCGACGTTCTGGACCCTGCTGCGCCCTGGAGACGAGGTGATCGTCAGCCAGACGCTCTACGGTTGCACCTTCGCCCTGTTGCACCATGGCATCGGCGAATTCGGCATCAAGGTGCGTCATGTCGACCTCACCGACCTGGACGCGCTGCACGCGGCACTTTCCCCCGCCACCCGCATGGTCTACTGCGAAACCCCGGCCAACCCCACCCTGCGCCTGGTGGACATCGCCGCCGTGGCGCGGCTGGCCCATCAACAGCCAAATGTCACCGTGGTGGTCGATAACACGTATTGCACGCCCTACCTGCAACGGCCCCTGGAGCTGGGCGCCGACGTGGTGGTGCACTCGGCCACCAAGTACCTTAGCGGGCATGGCGACATCACCGCAGGCATCGCGGTCAGCAGTCGGGCATTGGCGCAACGTATTCGCCTGCAAGGGCTCAAGGACTTGACCGGCGCGGTGATGTCACCCCAGGACGCCGCCTTGCTGATGCGCGGCCTCAAGACGCTCGCCTTGCGCATGGACCGTCATTGCAGCAACGCCCAGGCCATCGCTGAAGCGCTGCAGGCGCACCCCGCCGTACAGTGGGTGACCTACCCTGGGCTGGCATCTTTCCCACAATACGAATTGGCAACACGCCAGATGAAACAGGCCGGCGGCATGATCGCCTTTGAGCTCACCGGTGGGATCGACATGGGCCGGCGTTTCATGAACGCGCTCAAGCTGTTCACCCGCGCGGTCAGCCTGGGCGACGCCGAATCACTGGCCCAGCACCCGGCCAGCATGACCCACTCCACCTACACCCCCGAGGAGCGTGCACAGCACGGCATCAGCGAAGGCCAGGTGCGTTTGTCGGTGGGGCTTGAAGACGTCGCCGACCTGTTGGCGGATGTGAACCAAGCATTGGCCAAATGCGCGCGGGCCGTTGCGCGCCCGACCTTGCTGGACGCCCACGCGATGAAATGA
- a CDS encoding LysE family translocator, which translates to MTSALTLSSFLYFLLFCATMTFSPGPMTLLLLSLGLKDGLRSSIPAQIGASVSYLISILIFAVGFSELIKGNLAITQAIQFVGVAYILYLAYKQWTSSGVSIDKAGAVEGSRSLFGKGLLTGFSNPKTIIMFSAVFPQFAGGGEHSSAADIAILGLTFLLLQFASGCLYCYFGQRIKHVLENPKRRVLLQRITAVMLLGVALMLARGFSH; encoded by the coding sequence ATGACAAGTGCGTTAACCCTGTCTTCGTTTCTGTACTTCCTGTTGTTTTGCGCCACCATGACCTTCAGTCCCGGCCCCATGACTCTGCTGTTGCTGAGCCTGGGCTTGAAGGATGGCTTGCGCAGTTCGATCCCGGCGCAGATTGGCGCCAGTGTGTCGTACCTGATTTCGATCCTGATCTTTGCCGTGGGCTTTTCGGAGCTGATCAAGGGCAACCTCGCGATCACCCAGGCCATCCAGTTTGTCGGGGTCGCCTACATCCTTTACCTGGCCTACAAGCAGTGGACCAGCAGCGGTGTGTCGATCGACAAGGCCGGCGCCGTGGAGGGCTCGCGCAGTCTGTTCGGCAAGGGCTTGCTGACCGGCTTTTCCAACCCCAAGACCATCATCATGTTCAGCGCCGTGTTCCCGCAGTTTGCTGGCGGCGGGGAGCACAGTTCGGCGGCGGACATCGCCATCCTTGGCTTGACGTTTCTGTTGCTGCAATTTGCCAGTGGTTGTCTGTATTGCTATTTCGGCCAGCGCATCAAGCACGTGCTGGAGAACCCCAAGCGGCGCGTACTGTTGCAGCGGATCACAGCGGTGATGTTGCTGGGTGTGGCGCTCATGCTGGCACGCGGGTTTTCGCACTGA
- a CDS encoding Lrp/AsnC family transcriptional regulator, whose product MPARLDRTDKALLNALQSNARLTVAELADRVALTTSPCWRRVRHLEESGVISGYQAILSPKALGYGVTAFVSIMMDSHTQEIARAFEQRLLAIPQIVACHNVSGRYDFLLEVVARDLESFGEFAREVLQTLPCVKEIYSSFSYKSVRPLRVIPLPD is encoded by the coding sequence ATGCCCGCCCGTCTGGACCGCACCGATAAAGCCTTGTTAAACGCCTTGCAGAGCAATGCCCGCCTGACCGTGGCCGAACTGGCCGACCGCGTTGCCCTGACCACTTCGCCATGCTGGCGGCGGGTGCGCCATCTTGAAGAGAGCGGGGTGATCAGCGGTTACCAGGCGATCCTGTCACCCAAGGCCCTGGGCTATGGAGTAACCGCCTTCGTCAGCATCATGATGGACAGCCACACGCAGGAAATCGCGCGAGCGTTCGAGCAACGGCTGTTGGCGATTCCGCAGATTGTGGCCTGTCATAACGTGTCGGGGCGGTATGACTTCTTGCTCGAAGTGGTGGCCAGGGACCTGGAGTCGTTTGGCGAGTTTGCCCGGGAAGTCCTGCAGACGTTGCCCTGTGTGAAGGAAATCTACTCGAGCTTTTCCTACAAGTCGGTGCGGCCGTTGCGAGTGATCCCATTGCCGGACTGA
- a CDS encoding helix-turn-helix transcriptional regulator, giving the protein MNSHLFPHLGKVIASTGSRHFPRMLHDLILTQLAVDATHITQLRVNAAGDTRRKISPVYTDSTLALGEEQPAAQLHLTRRKDDVRYVLSVYRSHDSENFSAQERSMLQDFSTLLLPMVEKHISAIQPSPAGDTPLEPQHQGIETLRRRIQERLVQSGLTLSNRELEVCVGLLAGRTAPELAEQLALKVNTIESYLKRAAIKLGISGRHSLLRWMYSTDDTTGA; this is encoded by the coding sequence ATGAACTCACACCTGTTCCCACATCTCGGCAAGGTCATCGCCAGCACGGGCAGTCGCCACTTCCCACGCATGCTGCATGACCTGATCCTCACCCAATTGGCAGTGGACGCCACCCACATTACGCAATTACGGGTGAATGCCGCAGGCGACACGCGCCGCAAGATCAGCCCGGTCTACACCGACTCGACGTTGGCATTGGGCGAGGAACAACCGGCCGCCCAACTGCACCTCACCCGGCGTAAAGATGATGTGCGCTATGTGCTGTCGGTGTACCGCTCCCACGACTCCGAAAACTTCTCGGCGCAAGAGCGCAGCATGCTGCAGGACTTCTCCACGCTGCTGCTGCCCATGGTGGAAAAACACATCAGCGCAATCCAGCCAAGCCCTGCGGGCGATACACCCCTGGAACCGCAACATCAGGGCATCGAGACCTTGCGCCGACGCATTCAGGAGCGGCTGGTGCAATCGGGGTTGACCCTGTCCAACCGCGAACTGGAAGTGTGCGTCGGCCTGCTGGCCGGGCGCACCGCGCCGGAGTTGGCCGAGCAACTGGCGCTGAAGGTCAACACCATCGAGAGCTACCTCAAGCGCGCGGCGATCAAGTTGGGGATCAGCGGGCGGCACTCGTTGTTGCGGTGGATGTAT